A single window of Liolophura sinensis isolate JHLJ2023 chromosome 6, CUHK_Ljap_v2, whole genome shotgun sequence DNA harbors:
- the LOC135467860 gene encoding rho GTPase-activating protein 19-like isoform X2, translating to MSTSTLRRRQTEAEKNVVRLQNIMPDRFISICRMHLSFILDLDGDGLEELLSDSYKDKKKPFTPFSKKKGPEKCVLFGSPLTQDNMAQIYQLIEFLGRATSLETEGLFRKSGNIGRQKVLKERLNNCEDLELDSGDFSPHDCATVLKTYLGELPEPLVTDKHYLAHCQVTELVRENMTSRETSRAKKKQLKALQLLVLLLPRENALLLECLLDLLHKVSVVEKNMMNPKSLGTVFAPHLICPRKLSPVELHAVSSLTADCVSFMIQHAHELFKIPREVAMDVGNFWKEMEDPNRRAMCQLEDLSVLMSASKRKMETSCIKRDSNEVINTIVSFADREKTQEAESSMDTQVALAQLYAHVQSMPESARKRKLLKQFNRANRVGLPSGKHNRSKSFGDALKKHLPGMSKHKRGNSNHDTVFSGSTEWYSTEGINVDALDSADESLFGTPVVRQRTFSDSETSQSSPHIPSPVTRLRFESNGRPKSPRTPATPRVHIVDMSLTPYNRSMRKRRSSESLDEEIILPSKEKRTPNTLGTPKTPNTPAQNTPKAQNRGTSTPEQLPSSENEINYISQQAPSKRTLPTTPNYSIKGRPVALVSPITKSVIKASRSTRRAAMTPRSRAPMALLQYSPITLESSI from the exons ATGTCGACGTCTACGCTGCGACGACGACAGACTGAGGCTGAGAAGAATGTTGTTCGTCTGCAGAACATCATGCCGGACAGGTTCATCTCTATTTGCCGTATGCACCTGTCCTTTATCCTTGATCTGGATGGTGATGGGCTGGAGGAATTACTGAGTGATTCTTACAAGGACAAGAAAAAGCCCTTTACACCATTCTCTAAAAAGAAAg GACCAGAGAAGTGTGTGTTGTTTGGATCCCCTTTAACACAGGACAATATGGCTCAGATTTATCAGCTGATCGAGTTTCTTGGAAGAGCAACAA GTTTGGAGACAGAAGGCCTGTTCAGGAAGTCAGGTAATATTGGTCGTCAGAAAGTATTGAAAGAAAGGCTGAACAACTGTGAAGACCTGGAATTGGACAGTGGAGACTTTTCTCCTCACGACTGTGCCACTGTTCTCAAGACATACCTGGGGGAATTACCAGAGCCTCTTGTCACAGACAAACActacctggctcactgtcaggTCACAG AATTGGTGAGAGAAAACATGACTAGCCGTGAAACGTCACGAGCCAAGAAGAAACAGCTCAAGGCTCTTCAGTTGTTAGTATTGCTTCTGCCCAGAGAGAATGCGTTGTTGTTGGAATGCCTGTTGGACCTACTACATAAGGTGTCTGTTGTGGAGAAGAATATGATGAACCCCAAGTCTCTGGGGACGGTGTTTGCACCTCACCTTATCTGCCCGAGAAAG TTGTCACCAGTAGAACTCCATGCTGTGTCCTCCTTGACAGCAGATTGTGTGTCATTCATGATTCAACATGCTCATGAGCTATTCAAG ATCCCGCGGGAGGTGGCCATGGACGTGGGGAACTTCTGGAAGGAGATGGAGGATCCGAACAGGAGAGCTATGTGTCAGCTGGAGGACTTGTCTGTCCTGATGAGTGCTTCTAAAAGG AAGATGGAGACAAGTTGTATTAAAAGGGACTCTAATGAGGTGATAAACACCATTGTGAGTTTTGCGGATCGTGAGAAGACACAGGAGGCGGAATCATCGATGGACACCCAGGTCGCACTGGCTCAGCTCTATGCTCATGTACAGTCCATGCCTGAGTCAGCCAGGAAACGAAAACTTCTTAAACAG TTCAACCGGGCAAACAGGGTTGGTCTTCCATCAGGAAAACATAACCGCAGTAAATCATTTGGAGATGCCTTAAAG AAGCATCTTCCTGGTATGTCAAAACACAAGAGGGGGAACTCAAACCATGACACAGTCTTTTCTGGCTCAACAGAGTGGTACTCTACAGAG GGTATAAACGTAGATGCTCTGGACAGTGCGGATGAGTCTCTATTTGGTACTCCAGTAGTACGACAGAGGACCTTCTCTGATAGTGAAACGTCACAGTCTTCCCCACACATCCCTTCCCCTGTCACAAGGCTACGCTTTGAGAGTAATGGCAGGCCCAAATCT CCAAGGACCCCTGCAACTCCGCGGGTTCACATTGTTGACATGAGCCTCACCCCCTATAACAGGTCGATGCGGAAACGCAGGAGCAGTGAATCTCTAGACGAAGAGATAATTCTGCCTTCAAAAGAAAAGAGAACTCCAAACACGCTGGGGACCCCTAAAACTCCCAATACTCCTGCTCAGAACACACCTAAAGCTCAGAACCGAGGGACGAGCACGCCAGAACAGCTGCCCTCATCAGAGAACGAGATCAACTATATCAGTCAACAGGCTCCGAGTAAACGCACCCTCCCCACCACCCCGAATTACTCCATCAAGGGGCGACCTGTGGCATTGGTCTCCCCCATCACCAAGTCTGTCATCAAGGCCTCCAGGAGCACCAGG AGAGCTGCAATGACTCCACGTTCCAGAGCTCCCATGGCTTTACTGCAATACTCACCAATAACACTAGAGAGCTCCATCTGA
- the LOC135467860 gene encoding rho GTPase-activating protein 19-like isoform X1 produces the protein MSTSTLRRRQTEAEKNVVRLQNIMPDRFISICRMHLSFILDLDGDGLEELLSDSYKDKKKPFTPFSKKKGPEKCVLFGSPLTQDNMAQIYQLIEFLGRATSLETEGLFRKSGNIGRQKVLKERLNNCEDLELDSGDFSPHDCATVLKTYLGELPEPLVTDKHYLAHCQVTELVRENMTSRETSRAKKKQLKALQLLVLLLPRENALLLECLLDLLHKVSVVEKNMMNPKSLGTVFAPHLICPRKLSPVELHAVSSLTADCVSFMIQHAHELFKIPREVAMDVGNFWKEMEDPNRRAMCQLEDLSVLMSASKRQKMETSCIKRDSNEVINTIVSFADREKTQEAESSMDTQVALAQLYAHVQSMPESARKRKLLKQFNRANRVGLPSGKHNRSKSFGDALKKHLPGMSKHKRGNSNHDTVFSGSTEWYSTEGINVDALDSADESLFGTPVVRQRTFSDSETSQSSPHIPSPVTRLRFESNGRPKSPRTPATPRVHIVDMSLTPYNRSMRKRRSSESLDEEIILPSKEKRTPNTLGTPKTPNTPAQNTPKAQNRGTSTPEQLPSSENEINYISQQAPSKRTLPTTPNYSIKGRPVALVSPITKSVIKASRSTRRAAMTPRSRAPMALLQYSPITLESSI, from the exons ATGTCGACGTCTACGCTGCGACGACGACAGACTGAGGCTGAGAAGAATGTTGTTCGTCTGCAGAACATCATGCCGGACAGGTTCATCTCTATTTGCCGTATGCACCTGTCCTTTATCCTTGATCTGGATGGTGATGGGCTGGAGGAATTACTGAGTGATTCTTACAAGGACAAGAAAAAGCCCTTTACACCATTCTCTAAAAAGAAAg GACCAGAGAAGTGTGTGTTGTTTGGATCCCCTTTAACACAGGACAATATGGCTCAGATTTATCAGCTGATCGAGTTTCTTGGAAGAGCAACAA GTTTGGAGACAGAAGGCCTGTTCAGGAAGTCAGGTAATATTGGTCGTCAGAAAGTATTGAAAGAAAGGCTGAACAACTGTGAAGACCTGGAATTGGACAGTGGAGACTTTTCTCCTCACGACTGTGCCACTGTTCTCAAGACATACCTGGGGGAATTACCAGAGCCTCTTGTCACAGACAAACActacctggctcactgtcaggTCACAG AATTGGTGAGAGAAAACATGACTAGCCGTGAAACGTCACGAGCCAAGAAGAAACAGCTCAAGGCTCTTCAGTTGTTAGTATTGCTTCTGCCCAGAGAGAATGCGTTGTTGTTGGAATGCCTGTTGGACCTACTACATAAGGTGTCTGTTGTGGAGAAGAATATGATGAACCCCAAGTCTCTGGGGACGGTGTTTGCACCTCACCTTATCTGCCCGAGAAAG TTGTCACCAGTAGAACTCCATGCTGTGTCCTCCTTGACAGCAGATTGTGTGTCATTCATGATTCAACATGCTCATGAGCTATTCAAG ATCCCGCGGGAGGTGGCCATGGACGTGGGGAACTTCTGGAAGGAGATGGAGGATCCGAACAGGAGAGCTATGTGTCAGCTGGAGGACTTGTCTGTCCTGATGAGTGCTTCTAAAAGG CAGAAGATGGAGACAAGTTGTATTAAAAGGGACTCTAATGAGGTGATAAACACCATTGTGAGTTTTGCGGATCGTGAGAAGACACAGGAGGCGGAATCATCGATGGACACCCAGGTCGCACTGGCTCAGCTCTATGCTCATGTACAGTCCATGCCTGAGTCAGCCAGGAAACGAAAACTTCTTAAACAG TTCAACCGGGCAAACAGGGTTGGTCTTCCATCAGGAAAACATAACCGCAGTAAATCATTTGGAGATGCCTTAAAG AAGCATCTTCCTGGTATGTCAAAACACAAGAGGGGGAACTCAAACCATGACACAGTCTTTTCTGGCTCAACAGAGTGGTACTCTACAGAG GGTATAAACGTAGATGCTCTGGACAGTGCGGATGAGTCTCTATTTGGTACTCCAGTAGTACGACAGAGGACCTTCTCTGATAGTGAAACGTCACAGTCTTCCCCACACATCCCTTCCCCTGTCACAAGGCTACGCTTTGAGAGTAATGGCAGGCCCAAATCT CCAAGGACCCCTGCAACTCCGCGGGTTCACATTGTTGACATGAGCCTCACCCCCTATAACAGGTCGATGCGGAAACGCAGGAGCAGTGAATCTCTAGACGAAGAGATAATTCTGCCTTCAAAAGAAAAGAGAACTCCAAACACGCTGGGGACCCCTAAAACTCCCAATACTCCTGCTCAGAACACACCTAAAGCTCAGAACCGAGGGACGAGCACGCCAGAACAGCTGCCCTCATCAGAGAACGAGATCAACTATATCAGTCAACAGGCTCCGAGTAAACGCACCCTCCCCACCACCCCGAATTACTCCATCAAGGGGCGACCTGTGGCATTGGTCTCCCCCATCACCAAGTCTGTCATCAAGGCCTCCAGGAGCACCAGG AGAGCTGCAATGACTCCACGTTCCAGAGCTCCCATGGCTTTACTGCAATACTCACCAATAACACTAGAGAGCTCCATCTGA
- the LOC135467860 gene encoding rho GTPase-activating protein 19-like isoform X3: protein MSTSTLRRRQTEAEKNVVRLQNIMPDRFISICRMHLSFILDLDGDGLEELLSDSYKDKKKPFTPFSKKKGPEKCVLFGSPLTQDNMAQIYQLIEFLGRATSLETEGLFRKSGNIGRQKVLKERLNNCEDLELDSGDFSPHDCATVLKTYLGELPEPLVTDKHYLAHCQVTELVRENMTSRETSRAKKKQLKALQLLVLLLPRENALLLECLLDLLHKVSVVEKNMMNPKSLGTVFAPHLICPRKLSPVELHAVSSLTADCVSFMIQHAHELFKIPREVAMDVGNFWKEMEDPNRRAMCQLEDLSVLMSASKRQKMETSCIKRDSNEVINTIVSFADREKTQEAESSMDTQVALAQLYAHVQSMPESARKRKLLKQFNRANRVGLPSGKHNRSKSFGDALKKHLPGMSKHKRGNSNHDTVFSGSTEWYSTEGINVDALDSADESLFGTPVVRQRTFSDSETSQSSPHIPSPVTRLRFESNGRPKSPRTPATPRVHIVDMSLTPYNRSMRKRRSSESLDEEIILPSKEKRTPNTLGTPKTPNTPAQNTPKAQNRGTSTPEQLPSSENEINYISQQAPSKRTLPTTPNYSIKGRPVALVSPITKSVIKASRSTRRAPGVRLAKRHMI, encoded by the exons ATGTCGACGTCTACGCTGCGACGACGACAGACTGAGGCTGAGAAGAATGTTGTTCGTCTGCAGAACATCATGCCGGACAGGTTCATCTCTATTTGCCGTATGCACCTGTCCTTTATCCTTGATCTGGATGGTGATGGGCTGGAGGAATTACTGAGTGATTCTTACAAGGACAAGAAAAAGCCCTTTACACCATTCTCTAAAAAGAAAg GACCAGAGAAGTGTGTGTTGTTTGGATCCCCTTTAACACAGGACAATATGGCTCAGATTTATCAGCTGATCGAGTTTCTTGGAAGAGCAACAA GTTTGGAGACAGAAGGCCTGTTCAGGAAGTCAGGTAATATTGGTCGTCAGAAAGTATTGAAAGAAAGGCTGAACAACTGTGAAGACCTGGAATTGGACAGTGGAGACTTTTCTCCTCACGACTGTGCCACTGTTCTCAAGACATACCTGGGGGAATTACCAGAGCCTCTTGTCACAGACAAACActacctggctcactgtcaggTCACAG AATTGGTGAGAGAAAACATGACTAGCCGTGAAACGTCACGAGCCAAGAAGAAACAGCTCAAGGCTCTTCAGTTGTTAGTATTGCTTCTGCCCAGAGAGAATGCGTTGTTGTTGGAATGCCTGTTGGACCTACTACATAAGGTGTCTGTTGTGGAGAAGAATATGATGAACCCCAAGTCTCTGGGGACGGTGTTTGCACCTCACCTTATCTGCCCGAGAAAG TTGTCACCAGTAGAACTCCATGCTGTGTCCTCCTTGACAGCAGATTGTGTGTCATTCATGATTCAACATGCTCATGAGCTATTCAAG ATCCCGCGGGAGGTGGCCATGGACGTGGGGAACTTCTGGAAGGAGATGGAGGATCCGAACAGGAGAGCTATGTGTCAGCTGGAGGACTTGTCTGTCCTGATGAGTGCTTCTAAAAGG CAGAAGATGGAGACAAGTTGTATTAAAAGGGACTCTAATGAGGTGATAAACACCATTGTGAGTTTTGCGGATCGTGAGAAGACACAGGAGGCGGAATCATCGATGGACACCCAGGTCGCACTGGCTCAGCTCTATGCTCATGTACAGTCCATGCCTGAGTCAGCCAGGAAACGAAAACTTCTTAAACAG TTCAACCGGGCAAACAGGGTTGGTCTTCCATCAGGAAAACATAACCGCAGTAAATCATTTGGAGATGCCTTAAAG AAGCATCTTCCTGGTATGTCAAAACACAAGAGGGGGAACTCAAACCATGACACAGTCTTTTCTGGCTCAACAGAGTGGTACTCTACAGAG GGTATAAACGTAGATGCTCTGGACAGTGCGGATGAGTCTCTATTTGGTACTCCAGTAGTACGACAGAGGACCTTCTCTGATAGTGAAACGTCACAGTCTTCCCCACACATCCCTTCCCCTGTCACAAGGCTACGCTTTGAGAGTAATGGCAGGCCCAAATCT CCAAGGACCCCTGCAACTCCGCGGGTTCACATTGTTGACATGAGCCTCACCCCCTATAACAGGTCGATGCGGAAACGCAGGAGCAGTGAATCTCTAGACGAAGAGATAATTCTGCCTTCAAAAGAAAAGAGAACTCCAAACACGCTGGGGACCCCTAAAACTCCCAATACTCCTGCTCAGAACACACCTAAAGCTCAGAACCGAGGGACGAGCACGCCAGAACAGCTGCCCTCATCAGAGAACGAGATCAACTATATCAGTCAACAGGCTCCGAGTAAACGCACCCTCCCCACCACCCCGAATTACTCCATCAAGGGGCGACCTGTGGCATTGGTCTCCCCCATCACCAAGTCTGTCATCAAGGCCTCCAGGAGCACCAGG AGAGCACCTGGTGTGAGACTTGCCAAACGTCACATGATCTGA
- the LOC135467397 gene encoding anaphase-promoting complex subunit 4-like — protein sequence MPEQSCFKQVDEKHVSAKVKHMIWSPKMDLISLANEQGEVILYRLSWQKVWSLPPPAEGVTVSALAWRPDGKVVAVGYTSGKLILCDVENSDVLHSTVIQGQITHMSWISHNLPEDGEAWSSKPYPEDTSETFLPKLQPLNKSYGTLAKEHRYVPSFC from the exons ATGCCAGAGCAGAGCTGCTTTAAACAGGTAGATGAGAAGCATGTGTCTGCAAAGGTGAAGCACATGATATGGTCCCCAAAGATGGACCTCATCTCCCTGGCTAATgaacaaggggag GTGATATTATACCGATTGTCCTGGCAGAAAGTCTGGTCCCTACCCCCACCGGCCGAGGGCGTAACTGTGTCAGCGTTGGCATGGCGACCTGATGGCAAAG TTGTTGCTGTGGGTTACACCAGCGGTAAATTGATCCTGTGTGACGTAGAAAACTCAGATGTCCTTCATAGCACGGTGattcaagggcagataactcacATGAGCTGGATTTCTCACAATCTACCAGAGGATGGAGAGGCCTGGTCTAGTAAACCTTACCCAGAGGACACTTCTGAGACATTTCTCCCCAAACTACAACCGCTCAACAAAAG ttatgGCACTCTAGCAAAAGAACACAGGTATGTCCCGTCTTTTTGCTGA